The following DNA comes from Ricinus communis isolate WT05 ecotype wild-type chromosome 10, ASM1957865v1, whole genome shotgun sequence.
AGCACAAGGCATCAAAATAGGAGATAGAGTTTGACAAGTAGGATAATAAGAGATCTGAATACAAATTAAGGAGCAGTCAAGAGCAAACTTAAATGGGCTTAGACTGCAAAAACACATGAAATGTATTTCCAGACAGAAAAGAAGGTTGCTGCCTACTTATTGTGAAATTAAAAGAGCCTTTATAGCAAGACACGGTAAATAGTAAATGAAAAAAGTGttaaaaagtgtatatatgtatattaacATTCTTGCAAAACATGGTGGTATGGGAATGAAGTCAAGAGAAAAAGTCAAAGGCAAGGAAATGTAATATGAAACTGAATTCCAAGAGTGCAGCTAGGATTTGTTAGAAAAGCCATATTATTTGGAGGAAGTATTTAAGCGAGCACAATATATAAGGTAATGCCAGAGTAGAAATAGAAGAGAATTAGAGGGCGTTCATGCGAATAAAAATTagcaaaagaaaggaaaaggacATTACTATTGGGACCACCGAGCTGAGAAATGGCATCAACAAAGCGGTTGTGAAGATCAGCAGTCCAACGGAGGCGAGGTTTGGGATCGGAGGTCAAGACAAGGCATGGCTCTCTTATTCCTTGATTATGTTCTTGTATTTGCATTTCTTCCTGCTGCTGATCCATTATCCCACCCTGCTGCTGATGGGGCTGAATCGTTCTCTGgaacatttcttttcttttttctttttaaaaaaaattcttcaaataagaagaagaagaaagaaatttccCACACCCCACCACCACCATCAACCAACCGGCCAACAATTGGAGTGAGGGAGCGAGTGAATGGGTCTTCTTTCTAGTGAAAATCCCAATTTCCCAattctcaaaaataaaaatcagccacaatgaatctaagaaaatctttaccaataaaataaaaagaaaaagcagaaACTatgtagttttatttaaaactacgTAGTTTTGGTCAAGTGAAATCTAAAATCACTAGAAAAACACACGCACACACAGGACACAATTACAATTTACAAttcctaattttattttctctcgaCTCCCAAGCCTCCACCCTCGACACCAAGTGGTcatctcttctcttcttcttcaagttggatttCACTACCTGAACTGCAGTCATCTCTTCAACCTCGTTGCTCCTGCTTGCAACCTTGTGCAAAGGACTTAATGGAGGACTAGGGACGCTTCTAGCAGAATTATTGGCATTTGCTATTGTGTAAGAGGAAACCGACCACGTCTTTCAAGCTATTTTTACTGGTGCTGCAATTTATGTTATAGGTGAGTTCCAACTTCATATAACTGCAATGTTTTCCTAGAAAACAAGTCTATTTTGTGTagtaaaaccctaaaagtATGCTAATTTGACAGAAATCAGCAGCACTgtaagaattacaaatgatcttCGTGAACCAAgcttatcttttaataaactAGCTAATTGCGAACTGAGCAAATAAGCTATACGCCGAGTTCAACTATTTCCAAATGACTCTTGAACTCCATTACAGAAGCTCGAACTCTTTGCCAAAGTTCGGCTCGGCTCTGTTACATTCCTACATCCAGCTCTCTCCTTTTTTTGACTTTCCTCTGTGAATTCcatttttattctcttctattaaagatattttatttatttatttaattttagaaactCTTTATAATGTAATGAGAATCTATCAATGGAAGGGGAGGGAtgataatatatgtatatatgacTTTGCAGAATACGCAAAATATAGTATAGTATCACGCTAGTTCCCTCtcttttgaataacaagaagaagaagaaagcaaAAAGGAAACGGAGAGGAATAtgatagaagaagaagaacaacaacaacaagaagaagaatcaaAAGGAATAGCACGTGGGGGACCTATCTTTGTTCCTAATTTGGTGGGGCCTCTCACTAGTGTTCCTGACTTTGAGTCTGCTCTTCTTCATGAACTCCAGGTTTAGCCttcctctctcttttttctctttgctTTCATCTTTTAAATCGTGTTTGTTTTCACTAGTCCACTATCATTTGCGTTTTTCAGGATTTGAAGGATCAATTGTCCTCAGAATCTTCTCCATCTTCACCTCCCAATATTCATCATCATCTTGATATTTCGTATgtttttcctctttctttctttctaatttttctttctatttcttatatcaattataaCCATTTCAATGGTCTTAGGGTCGATGAAATTAAACTTCTGTGCGATGAAGATTTGGTTGACATGGCCTTAAATGATACTCCTTTCACTGTATGTTTCttcctttcaattttttcgtttttacttccttttctttaaaaaaatattattaaattttgccAATGCTTTATGTAGGAGAGTAATGGAAGCTGCTTGCGCTCATCCAATGCAAGGTCAGTATATAGATATGCTTTTCCAATAATTCTGTGTTCTTCACCCTGTTTCTGTTTCAAGATATTGGTCTGTTGTGTCATTGTAGTTGTTAGTAgtatctctttctcttttctaaaagtgttctacttttttttttccccttaAAAAGCGAAAATGATAATCTTAAAGTTTCAAGTAACAATAACTTACATTTGGAAAGATCTGGAAGAGGTAGGGATTCTTCCCCTCCTACCACAGGAACTATTGTTAACAGGAAGGCAAGGAAGAGAAAATTATCTCCAAAGCCATCTGATGGATCTCATGCTCCAAACACATGTAATGGAGCTACCAGTAGGAAAATTgcaaagaagagaaaaggaagGCAGACAAATAAGCATGTTATTGACGTACATTCCCTCTCCTACTACATTTAGTTCTCACCTCTTTGCTGTTGCTACTGATAGATTTATTTCTCATTGGAAATGCCTAATAAGATATGCTATATGAACTGTGTAATTGATTTCTTAAGTTATAATGTCTCTATTCATGTTATGAAAATAcattatcttattttcttctcttatgCTGGTGGCCACTCGGCACACCTACCTTAGTATGGTTGATGCATTAAATTGCTATTCTTGGATGACCAGGAGAATTGCCTTGCAAAGGTCAGTGAACTGTtgaagttaaaagaaaagcagCTCCAAGAAAAAGCAGCATCCGGACTCTATGCGCTAAAGTTTGTATAAGGATTTAAGTTTGCAACTCTGTGTAATTGATGCATCTCCTCTGCTGCTGTGCTTACTTTTGCCTCTTATTTTGTCACATGATAGTTGCAAGATCAGCAAAAGTGTTAATCCATCTTTGGAGAAAACTGAAAGCATGAAATATCTCAAGTCTACATATTTTGAGAAACAGGTAATTTCAAGATTTGTCTactcatattttcttttgttgatttcCAAACACATACAAACACATTATTGGTTGCCTGTAATACTTTTAGTTTGTTCGTTCGATCACTCATAatgcttaattttttatttatttgtttgttgcTTTTCTTCAAATTACCAGCAGTCAAAGCCTCAATATGTTCAAGAACACATAGCTTTGCAGCATCCAGAATTTGTTCTATGCATCGAGGTTTACCACAACATACGAAACTGGATAAAGGTATAGCTTTCTATTCTTTCGTTTAAGTGTTCTCCGAGTAATTTAACTCCtctatatctattttatttttcttattggtTGTAGTCATGAAGGTCAATCGATCAACAATAGTTTATGCAGAATTTAATCCTCACACCaaagccaacttccttttaTCATAGAGTTTTGTATTTAGAAAATTGTGTAGCCTTCTACTGTGCTTTTGTTTTGTATTGGCTCAGAAAATAACCAATCTAGTGGTGTCTGCAGATTTTTTCCATcatattattagattaaacTTGTATAATAAGAAATCAAGGCAGGGagcttttgaaattgaattgcTGATCTTAGATTTTGCTCAACTATGGTGTCTATAGTTTGAGAGCTGTGGAATCTGTTCTCTGAAAATGGAAAGCTGGAGCAGGTATCTGTAAGCTTTTTATGCTACAGATTCTAGACAAGTTTGATCTTTTAATGCGGAAGCTAGTTACTGATGCAGTTGTCATCACAAGCTCAGGCTTTTATTTCAGAAGTTCTTCTGCAAACTAGTGCAAGGATGCTATATTTTTGAAACTTCAGAAATAGAATAAAGGCTTTTGTTTGCTGAGTTAGAAGGCGCATCCATATTCACGTCCGAGCCCTATAAAGTCAGGGGCCTGATTCCAGATCCGAAGCAGTAGCCACTGAAGAAGGAGCAGCTTATGCCTTTGAAGCAATAGGATATgcttttcctttcctttcaccCTTAGGTTTTCCCTCGGGGattctctttcctttctctctgTCTACTGGGACTAGCCCTAGCCTTTTGCTTTTCATATTTCATTGTCATCTTTCCCACTATGACCATATGATGATGCTTCATCAGATTCATCTGTAGTCCTTGCTTTCATTCGGCTCCTTGCTGACTGGCTACTGGAAGCAGATCGGTACTTGCTTGTGAACCATGATTGGACTTGCATGGAATCAGAAACAGAATGGATTAAGATTCTCCGGAGCACTTATTGAATCCCCGAATGTCCAGAGAGAGTTGGCTTTTGAAGCTGTTTTTAGGAAAGTAGGGAAAGTTGTTAGTAAGGGATCAACCTACACCACATCCTTGGCTCACTGATCCATATACTAGTCTGATTCACTGCAGTTATCATCATATGTATTTTTTACCTAAAAGCTTCCTTCTGAACTTCTTGTTGGGATTTCTAAGAGCTAATTCTACActctatttcttttagaaaattttcatttttttgttgGTTGAAAACATCTTTCCACCTGCTCAATAACCAATCTGTTATGAATCTCAGTCTTGAAAGCTTTCTATTCAAAATGGAATGAAAGCAAATCCTTACAGAAACACTTTTTCACTTTGGAAGCACTTATTCAGACTGTATCTTTTACCTTCGGGATCTTATAGATCATCCAAATACGTCGCACATCCACCAGAGTGGTCTTTCTGAATGTTCACATATATGCTGTGAAGCACTTTTTCATTCAGTAGAAATAGGTTCTTTCGCTGTTCGCTGGTGGATCAATGCCACAGCTTGCCCTCTCGGTTTTCCTGACAAAGGTTTCCTTGGGTACCGCGCTTGCTACTAGACTAACAAAGTGGAACAATAGACGTTCCACTTGTCCTCTTCCTTGCCCTTTTCAGAGGAGCCTTCTTCGTATCTACCCTCACTTAAAATGTTTAGTTCCAATGAGTATTAAGATTTCCTAGTTTCTCCTTGCAATCCCACATAGAGCAGTTTCCTTTAGAGTCTTCCCTTCCTAAAGCCTTTCTAACTAAGCTCTATCTTTCTAAGGTGCTTGGAGATCCAGTTTGAATGAAATATCCCGTTGAAGTGGATTCTTTTACCAGGCCAGTTTCTAGCCTTTACAGCTGGCGTAACAGTAGTGGCATTCTCACCAACCTTCACGGCAAGATTTCTTCTAGATGAGATTATAAGGTAGGGCTATATGGTATACTACTCATATATTTCTTCATGGTGAGGATAGATGatagtaatataatatcaCAGTGCTCGTAATAGAGCTAGGTCAAGAGTCAAGGGCAAGTGCCTGTAGAAAGCCAATTCAAGAAAGTTCTTTTATTATAGCATGGCTCACTCTTTCTAAATAATGGGGAAGAGGACTGAAACATGCCACTGAAAGACTCTACTGAGACAAAGATGGGCTGTCAAGAACGTAGAGGAGATAAGATAGGCAATTGGTCAGATCTAGTATGGATCGTACATGGACGATAGTTATGCCTTagaataatttctatttttcatttctacTTCATCAGATAAGGGAGCTAGTGGGTTTCAAATCAGAGCAAAAATACCTCTTTCAGCCAGTTTTGTTACACCCTGGTCAGCCTTTCATCTCTTTTGTAAGACGCACAGTGCGGCAGGGGAATAAGGAATGGCGTCCATGATAATTGCGGACCTAGAAGCAAAAGACCCATCCATTTTCATCATCCCAGCCGATGAGGACATAATACTAAGTATTTTCATGCATTTTCGAGTAAAAGGAGGATTAATAATTCTATCCAAGCTAGTTAATGATGGGGATTGGCTATATAGTCTaagatatttcaaatattttttacacCTATTTCCTATTTTCATAAACTACAGTGCGAACGGGCAAGAAAGAGCTTTTTCAGCTTGATCAAAAGTGATTGTATAATTGAATAGTAGAAGTGCTACTCAGTAGTAGAAACTTCGAGAGACAAACAAAGAGGGGCCTCTATCAAACCTGCTAGTTATTATTGTAGAAACAATTATACCCTTTTTAAAACTGAAAGATGAGAATAGGATCTTATTAGCTCTTCCAGATCTATGTAGACTGAGGATGGATTGAGGGAAAATTATTTGGGAATAATTGCTCATGTTTCATATGTGAAATATGGAAGAAAAACACATTTTCACAACTTCACCCTCTGGGTAATCAGATGCTTGGAACTtgatattacaaatatttttcCAGAGAATATGCTAGACTCACCAATATAGCAACCTGTTGATGGCTCTTCTTTGAGCACAATCTCCAAGTAAAACACTTTTTGTATAAAGAAGAAATACAGTTCtgtgtaaaaaaaatttgctaGTAGGATTGCAAAGTAGATGCTTTATCCCGAATCAGCATTATAGCATGCCTATGATGGCTCTTTTCATAACAcaatattcaattataaaacgCTTTTAATGTATATAGAAGAAATACAGATATGTACATGAAATTTGTTTTTTGAACAGGATCCTATA
Coding sequences within:
- the LOC8283329 gene encoding snRNA-activating protein complex subunit isoform X5, which translates into the protein MIEEEEQQQQEEESKGIARGGPIFVPNLVGPLTSVPDFESALLHELQDLKDQLSSESSPSSPPNIHHHLDISVDEIKLLCDEDLVDMALNDTPFTESNGSCLRSSNASENDNLKVSSNNNLHLERSGRGRDSSPPTTGTIVNRKARKRKLSPKPSDGSHAPNTCNGATSRKIAKKRKGRQTNKHVIDENCLAKVSELLKLKEKQLQEKAASGLYALNCKISKSVNPSLEKTESMKYLKSTYFEKQQSKPQYVQEHIALQHPEFVLCIEVYHNIRNWIKTQEFLVLGRQMLTELRDKIYCMTDQVMEKAGQHDPSGYFLVEDVFCNDLRDSSAIDYSEPIFDWLSNSKDDALRKWECITGGELRRKQKAVLGYLYCHQGDCKHTIVIRDMRLIHPEDVQNRAAYPVVIFQLKPRVRKCNVCGIFRAKKVTVDDKWTPHSPCYFCNDCYYLLHYENGSLLYSDFSTYDYLQDLPA
- the LOC8283329 gene encoding snRNA-activating protein complex subunit isoform X3, with amino-acid sequence MIEEEEQQQQEEESKGIARGGPIFVPNLVGPLTSVPDFESALLHELQDLKDQLSSESSPSSPPNIHHHLDISVDEIKLLCDEDLVDMALNDTPFTESNGSCLRSSNARSGRGRDSSPPTTGTIVNRKARKRKLSPKPSDGSHAPNTCNGATSRKIAKKRKGRQTNKHVIDENCLAKVSELLKLKEKQLQEKAASGLYALNCKISKSVNPSLEKTESMKYLKSTYFEKQQSKPQYVQEHIALQHPEFVLCIEVYHNIRNWIKTQEFLVLGRQMLTELRDKIYCMTDQVMEKAGQHDPSGYFLVEDVFCNDLRDSSAIDYSEPIFDWLSNSKDDALRKWECITGGELRRKQKAVLGELPSSCLPQFRRVDMQKTRFCDLRFRLGAGYLYCHQGDCKHTIVIRDMRLIHPEDVQNRAAYPVVIFQLKPRVRKCNVCGIFRAKKVTVDDKWTPHSPCYFCNDCYYLLHYENGSLLYSDFSTYDYLQDLPA
- the LOC8283329 gene encoding snRNA-activating protein complex subunit isoform X1, producing the protein MIEEEEQQQQEEESKGIARGGPIFVPNLVGPLTSVPDFESALLHELQDLKDQLSSESSPSSPPNIHHHLDISVDEIKLLCDEDLVDMALNDTPFTESNGSCLRSSNASENDNLKVSSNNNLHLERSGRGRDSSPPTTGTIVNRKARKRKLSPKPSDGSHAPNTCNGATSRKIAKKRKGRQTNKHVIDENCLAKVSELLKLKEKQLQEKAASGLYALNCKISKSVNPSLEKTESMKYLKSTYFEKQQSKPQYVQEHIALQHPEFVLCIEVYHNIRNWIKTQEFLVLGRQMLTELRDKIYCMTDQVMEKAGQHDPSGYFLVEDVFCNDLRDSSAIDYSEPIFDWLSNSKDDALRKWECITGGELRRKQKAVLGELPSSCLPQFRRVDMQKTRFCDLRFRLGAGYLYCHQGDCKHTIVIRDMRLIHPEDVQNRAAYPVVIFQLKPRVRKCNVCGIFRAKKVTVDDKWTPHSPCYFCNDCYYLLHYENGSLLYSDFSTYDYLQDLPA
- the LOC8283329 gene encoding snRNA-activating protein complex subunit isoform X2 — encoded protein: MIEEEEQQQQEEESKGIARGGPIFVPNLVGPLTSVPDFESALLHELQDLKDQLSSESSPSSPPNIHHHLDISVDEIKLLCDEDLVDMALNDTPFTESNGSCLRSSNASENDNLKVSSNNNLHLERSGRGRDSSPPTTGTIVNRKARKRKLSPKPSDGSHAPNTCNGATSRKIAKKRKGRQTNKHVIDENCLAKVSELLKLKEKQLQEKAASGLYALNCKISKSVNPSLEKTESMKYLKSTYFEKQSKPQYVQEHIALQHPEFVLCIEVYHNIRNWIKTQEFLVLGRQMLTELRDKIYCMTDQVMEKAGQHDPSGYFLVEDVFCNDLRDSSAIDYSEPIFDWLSNSKDDALRKWECITGGELRRKQKAVLGELPSSCLPQFRRVDMQKTRFCDLRFRLGAGYLYCHQGDCKHTIVIRDMRLIHPEDVQNRAAYPVVIFQLKPRVRKCNVCGIFRAKKVTVDDKWTPHSPCYFCNDCYYLLHYENGSLLYSDFSTYDYLQDLPA
- the LOC8283329 gene encoding snRNA-activating protein complex subunit isoform X4, with translation MIEEEEQQQQEEESKGIARGGPIFVPNLVGPLTSVPDFESALLHELQDLKDQLSSESSPSSPPNIHHHLDISVDEIKLLCDEDLVDMALNDTPFTESNGSCLRSSNARGRDSSPPTTGTIVNRKARKRKLSPKPSDGSHAPNTCNGATSRKIAKKRKGRQTNKHVIDENCLAKVSELLKLKEKQLQEKAASGLYALNCKISKSVNPSLEKTESMKYLKSTYFEKQQSKPQYVQEHIALQHPEFVLCIEVYHNIRNWIKTQEFLVLGRQMLTELRDKIYCMTDQVMEKAGQHDPSGYFLVEDVFCNDLRDSSAIDYSEPIFDWLSNSKDDALRKWECITGGELRRKQKAVLGELPSSCLPQFRRVDMQKTRFCDLRFRLGAGYLYCHQGDCKHTIVIRDMRLIHPEDVQNRAAYPVVIFQLKPRVRKCNVCGIFRAKKVTVDDKWTPHSPCYFCNDCYYLLHYENGSLLYSDFSTYDYLQDLPA